From the genome of Pseudomonas sp. gcc21, one region includes:
- a CDS encoding oxidative damage protection protein, producing the protein MTRTVMCRKYKQELPGLDRPPYPGAKGEAIYNDVSKKAWDEWQAHQTMLINERRLNMMDAEDRRFLQEEMEKFLSGDDYAQAEGYVPPAQ; encoded by the coding sequence ATGACTCGCACGGTAATGTGTCGCAAGTACAAGCAGGAGCTTCCGGGACTCGATCGTCCCCCTTACCCGGGTGCGAAAGGGGAGGCCATCTATAACGATGTTTCGAAAAAAGCCTGGGACGAGTGGCAGGCTCATCAGACCATGCTGATCAACGAACGTCGCCTGAACATGATGGACGCCGAGGATCGACGCTTCCTGCAGGAAGAAATGGAAAAATTCCTTTCCGGCGATGATTACGCTCAGGCCGAGGGTTACGTGCCTCCGGCGCAATGA
- the mutY gene encoding A/G-specific adenine glycosylase, with translation MSPTAFSQAVLEWYDRHGRKDLPWQQDITPYRVWVSEIMLQQTQVATVIPYYQRFMQALPDVNALAAAPADEVLHLWTGLGYYSRARNLHKAAQTVVEHFDGEFPASVEGLTQLPGIGPSTAGAIASLSMGLRAPILDGNVKRVLARYQAVEGWPSERAVHDRLWQLAEHFTPTERVNHYTQAMMDLGATLCTRSRPSCLVCPLQAGCQARRLGEPTRYPNPRPKKVLPVRQCVMPMLVNPDGDVWLERRPDSGLWGGLWSPPQLDDLNGLELLVERLGWQSAAPQALEPLRHTFSHFHLDIQPLIVQVEPGHAVTEPGQVWYNLRQPTRLGLAAPVKKLLKRAELLI, from the coding sequence GTGAGTCCTACAGCCTTTTCGCAGGCGGTACTTGAATGGTATGACCGCCACGGGCGCAAGGATTTGCCCTGGCAGCAGGATATAACGCCCTACCGTGTGTGGGTGTCGGAAATCATGCTGCAGCAAACTCAGGTGGCGACGGTTATCCCGTACTACCAGCGCTTCATGCAGGCATTGCCTGACGTTAACGCGTTGGCCGCTGCCCCCGCTGATGAGGTGCTGCACCTGTGGACCGGACTTGGGTATTACAGTCGCGCACGCAACTTGCATAAGGCAGCGCAAACCGTCGTCGAACACTTTGATGGAGAGTTTCCCGCCAGTGTGGAAGGGCTCACCCAGCTGCCGGGGATAGGTCCATCCACTGCGGGGGCCATTGCCAGTCTGAGCATGGGCCTGCGCGCCCCTATTCTCGATGGCAACGTCAAGCGGGTACTGGCTCGTTACCAGGCGGTCGAAGGCTGGCCGAGTGAGCGCGCCGTGCATGACCGGCTCTGGCAATTGGCCGAGCATTTCACACCCACAGAGCGCGTCAATCACTACACTCAGGCCATGATGGACCTGGGCGCCACGCTGTGTACCCGTAGTAGGCCTAGCTGCCTGGTATGTCCGCTGCAAGCCGGCTGCCAGGCGCGACGGCTCGGCGAGCCCACCCGTTACCCGAACCCGCGCCCGAAGAAAGTGTTACCGGTGCGCCAATGCGTGATGCCAATGCTGGTCAACCCGGATGGTGATGTGTGGCTCGAGCGGCGGCCCGACTCGGGCCTCTGGGGCGGCCTGTGGAGTCCTCCGCAGCTGGATGACTTGAACGGGCTTGAGCTGCTCGTCGAGCGCCTGGGCTGGCAGTCAGCAGCGCCGCAGGCGCTCGAGCCGCTACGGCACACCTTCAGCCATTTTCATCTGGATATTCAGCCGTTGATTGTGCAGGTCGAGCCCGGTCATGCCGTGACCGAACCGGGGCAGGTCTGGTATAACCTGCGCCAACCTACCCGCCTTGGACTGGCTGCGCCGGTCAAGAAACTACTCAAGCGGGCCGAATTGCTCATTTAG
- a CDS encoding AsmA family protein produces the protein MKALKIVGLVVFGLLVLGVGLLFFLTRIFDPNDYKENIQQAAREHANVELTLEGDIAWSLFPWLGIELEQVGVAPLDQPDQQLAQVGSMGLGVKVLPLLRKQLRMDDVILDSVTLNLVRNQQGVANWESIGASEEVVQEEGATTEAEPEQGGTDLDIAIESVRITNANVRYTDEQAGQSLQMEDINLTTGALIEGESFDVEFLGLLIVDDPALRVRMDLNSVARFDLSQNRYELEAIDLKVDASGTPFSGRAVNLELQGNALVDLTEQIAELNEMRLTVADMRATGQLKATDLDGEMKLTGNLDAAEFDGRKFIRSLGQELPETSDPRALEAVALSANIDGSANSLMLNDLKLVVDGSELTGNAGLADFERQALRFNLTGNTLNIDKYLPAEEEPSEDAAPTPVLPSGGSRTGVAPPAWSDEAVLPLETLATLDIDGQLSLQEVIVTGLTISPFEVSVLANDGVVQLRQLSGGVFGGEFSAQGEINTRSTPTTVSIEPVLTGIDSLALQEAYEQPPQIRGLVDLNANLQAQGNSIYRWMDTLDGNASFTVNDGALVGVNLEQQLCRAIALANRKALSESRGGQDTPFRSLQGSFNIENGQVRNEDLVVALPGIAAKGRGSVNLPQQKMDYRIGLEIQGDTREMPDPACQVNERYAGIEWPIRCEGFLHNAASSCGVDGDGVAKIAGRLIGDEAKRKVEEKLEDKLGEQAPAVRDALRGLLGR, from the coding sequence ATGAAAGCGCTGAAAATAGTTGGTCTGGTGGTGTTCGGCTTACTGGTGCTGGGGGTGGGGCTGCTGTTTTTCCTGACTCGCATATTCGACCCGAACGACTACAAGGAAAACATTCAGCAGGCTGCGCGTGAGCACGCCAACGTCGAGTTGACGCTGGAAGGTGACATCGCGTGGTCGTTGTTTCCCTGGTTGGGTATCGAGCTCGAGCAGGTGGGTGTCGCGCCGCTCGATCAGCCTGATCAGCAGCTGGCGCAGGTCGGCTCCATGGGTCTCGGCGTCAAGGTACTCCCGCTGTTGCGCAAACAGCTGCGCATGGATGATGTGATCCTCGACAGCGTCACGCTTAACCTGGTTCGCAACCAGCAGGGCGTTGCTAACTGGGAGTCAATCGGTGCCAGCGAAGAGGTGGTGCAGGAAGAAGGCGCTACCACCGAGGCAGAGCCGGAGCAGGGCGGTACGGATCTGGACATTGCCATCGAGAGCGTCCGCATTACCAACGCCAACGTACGTTACACCGATGAGCAGGCCGGCCAGAGCTTGCAGATGGAAGACATCAATCTGACCACCGGTGCTCTGATTGAGGGTGAGTCGTTCGATGTCGAGTTTCTTGGACTGTTGATTGTCGACGATCCGGCATTGCGCGTGCGGATGGATCTGAACAGCGTGGCGCGTTTTGACCTGAGCCAGAATCGCTATGAGCTGGAAGCTATCGATCTCAAGGTCGATGCCAGCGGCACGCCGTTTTCAGGCCGTGCGGTCAATCTCGAGCTGCAGGGCAACGCACTGGTGGATCTGACCGAGCAGATCGCCGAACTCAACGAAATGCGCCTCACCGTCGCCGACATGCGTGCTACCGGTCAGCTCAAGGCCACTGACCTGGATGGTGAAATGAAGCTCACCGGCAATCTGGATGCTGCAGAATTTGACGGCCGCAAGTTCATCCGCTCGCTGGGTCAGGAGCTGCCGGAAACCTCCGACCCCCGCGCTTTGGAAGCGGTGGCGCTATCGGCCAACATCGATGGCTCCGCCAACAGCCTTATGCTCAACGATCTCAAACTGGTCGTCGACGGTAGCGAGCTGACCGGCAACGCAGGGCTGGCTGACTTTGAGCGTCAAGCGCTGCGCTTCAATCTCACCGGTAACACTTTGAACATCGACAAATATTTGCCAGCTGAGGAAGAGCCGAGCGAGGACGCAGCTCCGACGCCGGTACTGCCTTCGGGCGGTAGCCGCACCGGCGTAGCGCCGCCGGCCTGGAGCGACGAAGCAGTGCTGCCGCTGGAAACGCTCGCTACACTGGACATTGACGGACAGCTGAGCTTGCAGGAAGTCATCGTTACCGGTCTGACCATCAGCCCCTTCGAGGTCAGCGTGCTGGCCAATGACGGCGTCGTCCAACTCCGGCAGTTGAGTGGTGGCGTGTTTGGCGGCGAGTTTTCTGCCCAGGGCGAAATCAACACCCGCAGCACGCCCACTACCGTCAGTATCGAACCTGTTTTGACCGGCATCGATTCGCTGGCGCTGCAGGAAGCTTATGAACAGCCGCCGCAGATACGCGGGCTGGTCGATCTCAACGCGAATTTGCAGGCGCAGGGCAACAGCATCTACCGCTGGATGGATACGCTCGATGGCAACGCCAGTTTCACTGTCAATGATGGCGCACTGGTCGGCGTGAACCTCGAGCAACAGTTGTGCCGCGCCATCGCGCTGGCAAATCGCAAGGCGCTGTCGGAGTCGCGCGGCGGGCAGGATACGCCGTTCCGCAGTTTGCAGGGCAGCTTCAATATCGAGAACGGGCAGGTGCGTAACGAAGATCTGGTCGTAGCGCTACCGGGCATTGCAGCCAAAGGTCGTGGCAGTGTGAATCTGCCGCAGCAGAAGATGGATTACCGCATTGGCCTGGAGATTCAGGGCGACACCCGTGAAATGCCGGATCCGGCCTGCCAGGTCAATGAGCGCTACGCCGGTATCGAATGGCCAATCCGGTGCGAAGGCTTTCTGCACAACGCTGCGAGCAGCTGTGGTGTGGATGGCGATGGCGTAGCCAAAATCGCCGGTCGATTGATCGGCGATGAGGCAAAGCGCAAGGTCGAGGAAAAGCTTGAAGACAAATTGGGTGAGCAGGCTCCGGCAGTGCGTGATGCGTTGCGAGGTCTGTTAGGCCGGTGA
- a CDS encoding NAD(P)/FAD-dependent oxidoreductase, with protein MNDCDVVVAGAGVVGLAIAQHLAAAGRSVMVLEQESWPGQHASSRNSEVIHAGIYYPPGSLKAALCKQGRDLLYDWSERHNVPHRRIGKLLVAVEPGEIAALQALHDNASANGVELQWLNAEQVHELEPDVKAVAGLFSPLTGIIDSHALMQSYEAALQSHGGTLVCNARIEAVEQTPTGLRVSGHSAGESFELSTAWLINAGGLFAQQLAAHVQGFPISAIPPVHYCKGSYFAYSGPSPFRHLVYPMPEANTAGLGVHATLDMGGQLRFGPDVLYQDDLNYQVDPSLAPSFARAIRRYWPQCEPERLVPGYAGIRAKLSGPSEVARDFTVQDARAHGVSGLINLFGIESPGLTSSLAIAEKVAMLMDRL; from the coding sequence ATGAACGATTGTGACGTAGTGGTAGCAGGGGCCGGTGTGGTCGGCCTGGCAATAGCGCAGCATCTGGCCGCGGCTGGCCGTTCGGTAATGGTGCTGGAACAGGAAAGCTGGCCAGGCCAGCACGCATCAAGCCGCAACAGTGAAGTCATTCATGCGGGTATCTATTATCCGCCGGGTTCGTTGAAAGCGGCATTGTGCAAACAGGGGCGCGACCTGCTGTACGACTGGAGTGAGCGCCATAACGTACCGCATCGGCGCATCGGCAAACTGTTGGTGGCAGTGGAGCCCGGTGAGATAGCCGCGCTGCAGGCGCTGCACGACAACGCCTCGGCCAACGGCGTCGAGCTGCAATGGCTGAACGCCGAACAGGTGCACGAGCTGGAGCCGGACGTAAAGGCGGTCGCCGGGCTGTTCTCGCCGTTGACCGGTATCATCGACAGCCATGCGCTGATGCAATCATACGAAGCGGCGTTGCAGTCCCATGGCGGAACGCTGGTCTGCAATGCACGTATTGAAGCTGTCGAGCAGACTCCAACCGGCTTGCGAGTCTCAGGCCACAGCGCCGGCGAATCCTTCGAGCTGAGCACTGCCTGGTTGATCAACGCAGGCGGGTTGTTCGCGCAACAGCTCGCAGCCCACGTGCAGGGATTTCCGATTTCGGCGATACCGCCTGTGCACTACTGCAAGGGCAGTTATTTCGCTTATAGCGGGCCGTCCCCCTTCCGGCATTTGGTTTATCCTATGCCTGAAGCCAATACCGCAGGGCTCGGTGTGCATGCGACGCTGGATATGGGCGGCCAGCTGCGCTTCGGACCGGATGTGCTGTATCAGGACGATCTGAACTATCAGGTAGACCCTTCGCTGGCGCCGAGCTTCGCCCGGGCTATTCGCCGTTATTGGCCGCAATGCGAGCCTGAGCGTCTGGTGCCGGGCTACGCTGGTATCCGCGCCAAGCTCAGTGGTCCCAGTGAGGTGGCGCGTGATTTCACTGTGCAGGACGCGCGCGCTCACGGTGTTTCCGGGCTGATCAACCTGTTCGGGATTGAGTCGCCGGGCCTGACATCCAGCCTCGCTATCGCAGAGAAAGTAGCCATGCTGATGGACAGGCTCTAA
- the hisB gene encoding imidazoleglycerol-phosphate dehydratase HisB — MAERKASVERNTLETRIKVDINLDGTGQADFDIGVPFLEHMLDQIARHGLIDMKIHCRGDLHIDDHHTVEDVGITLGQAFAQAMGDKKGVRRYGHAYVPLDEALSRVVIDFSGRPGLQMHVPFTRATVGGFDVDLFQEFFQGFVNHALVTLHIDTLRGTNTHHQIETVFKAFGRALRMAIEEDPRMAGMMPSTKGCL; from the coding sequence ATGGCTGAGCGCAAGGCAAGCGTCGAGCGCAACACGCTGGAAACGCGAATCAAAGTCGACATCAACCTGGACGGTACCGGCCAGGCGGACTTCGATATCGGCGTTCCCTTCCTTGAGCACATGCTGGACCAGATAGCCCGGCATGGCCTGATCGACATGAAGATACACTGTCGTGGCGATTTGCATATTGACGACCACCACACTGTGGAAGACGTCGGCATCACCCTCGGCCAGGCATTCGCCCAGGCGATGGGCGACAAGAAAGGCGTTCGTCGTTACGGTCACGCGTACGTTCCGCTCGATGAAGCACTGTCGCGCGTAGTGATCGACTTCTCCGGACGCCCCGGCCTGCAGATGCACGTGCCTTTTACCCGTGCAACGGTTGGTGGCTTCGACGTCGATCTGTTCCAGGAGTTCTTCCAGGGCTTCGTAAATCACGCATTAGTGACCCTGCACATCGACACGCTGCGTGGCACCAACACGCATCACCAGATCGAAACCGTGTTCAAGGCCTTTGGACGCGCACTGCGCATGGCCATTGAAGAAGACCCGCGTATGGCCGGCATGATGCCCTCCACCAAAGGCTGCCTCTAA
- the hisH gene encoding imidazole glycerol phosphate synthase subunit HisH: MANTHVAVIDYGMGNLHSVAKALEHVGARHVELTSDPQIILAADRVVLPGVGAIRDCVSELRQLGLDEVVRQVATQKPLLGVCVGMQMLLEHSEENGGVDGLGLFPGKVKFFGDELSEADGTRLKVPHMGWNQVKQTLDHPLWHRIEQDARFYFVHSYYGVPARQTQLAGRCHYGVDIAAALAQDNVFATQFHPEKSHTNGLQLLQNFLAWDGRW; this comes from the coding sequence ATGGCGAACACTCACGTAGCCGTTATCGACTATGGCATGGGCAATCTACACTCGGTCGCCAAGGCGCTCGAGCACGTCGGCGCGCGCCACGTTGAACTGACCAGCGATCCGCAGATCATCCTGGCCGCCGACCGCGTGGTATTGCCCGGTGTCGGCGCGATCCGCGACTGCGTCAGTGAATTGCGCCAACTTGGCCTGGACGAGGTGGTGCGCCAGGTCGCTACGCAGAAACCCTTGCTGGGTGTATGTGTCGGCATGCAGATGCTGCTTGAGCACAGCGAGGAGAACGGCGGCGTGGACGGTCTCGGACTGTTTCCCGGCAAGGTGAAGTTCTTCGGCGATGAGTTAAGCGAAGCGGATGGCACTCGCCTGAAGGTTCCCCACATGGGCTGGAATCAGGTCAAGCAAACGCTTGATCACCCGCTGTGGCACCGTATTGAACAGGACGCGCGCTTCTATTTCGTGCACAGCTATTACGGCGTTCCGGCGCGGCAGACACAACTGGCCGGCCGCTGTCATTATGGCGTCGACATTGCTGCGGCGCTGGCCCAGGATAATGTTTTCGCCACCCAGTTTCACCCGGAAAAGAGCCACACCAATGGTCTGCAACTGCTGCAGAACTTTCTGGCCTGGGATGGACGCTGGTAA
- the hisA gene encoding 1-(5-phosphoribosyl)-5-[(5-phosphoribosylamino)methylideneamino]imidazole-4-carboxamide isomerase, which yields MLIIPAIDLKDGACVRLRQGLMDDATVFSDDPVAMAAKWVEAGCRRLHLVDLNGAFEGKPVNGEVVTAIARRYPNLPIQIGGGIRSLETIEHYVRAGVSYVIIGTKAVKQPEFVGEACRAFPGKVIVGLDAKDGFVATDGWAEVSEIQVTDLAKRFEADGVSAIVYTDIAKDGMMQGCNVEATAALANATSIPVIASGGIHNLGDIQSLLDARAPGIVGAITGRAIYEGTLNVAEAQALCDAARG from the coding sequence ATGTTAATCATTCCCGCTATCGACCTCAAGGACGGCGCGTGCGTGCGCTTGCGCCAGGGCCTTATGGATGACGCCACTGTATTTTCAGATGACCCGGTAGCCATGGCAGCCAAGTGGGTTGAGGCCGGCTGTCGCCGTCTGCACCTGGTTGACCTGAACGGCGCCTTCGAAGGCAAGCCGGTCAACGGTGAAGTGGTTACGGCTATCGCGCGCCGCTATCCGAACCTGCCGATCCAGATTGGCGGTGGCATCCGCTCACTGGAGACGATCGAACATTACGTTCGCGCCGGCGTCAGCTACGTGATCATCGGCACCAAGGCGGTCAAGCAGCCAGAATTCGTTGGCGAGGCCTGCCGCGCATTCCCCGGCAAGGTGATTGTCGGACTGGATGCCAAGGATGGCTTCGTCGCCACCGACGGTTGGGCTGAAGTCAGCGAAATCCAGGTTACGGATCTGGCCAAGCGCTTTGAAGCCGACGGCGTATCAGCGATCGTGTATACCGATATCGCCAAGGACGGGATGATGCAGGGCTGCAACGTTGAAGCCACTGCCGCGCTGGCGAACGCTACCTCGATTCCCGTCATCGCTTCTGGCGGCATCCACAACCTGGGCGACATTCAGAGCCTGCTGGATGCCCGCGCACCGGGAATTGTCGGTGCCATCACCGGGCGCGCAATCTACGAAGGTACGCTGAACGTCGCCGAAGCCCAGGCGCTTTGCGACGCGGCCCGAGGCTAA
- the hisF gene encoding imidazole glycerol phosphate synthase subunit HisF — MALAKRIIPCLDVDNGRVVKGVKFESIRDAGDPVEIARRYNEEGADEITFLDITASHQERDTTLHTVERMASEVFIPLTVGGGVRTVSDIRNLLNAGADKVSINTAAVFNPEFVGEAADRFGSQCIVVAIDAKRVSAEGETPRWEIFTHGGRKPTGLDAVEWARKMQALGAGEILLTSMDQDGMKSGFDLGVTRAISDALHIPVIASGGVGNLQHLADGVLEGGADAVLAASIFHFGEYTVAEAKAYMAERGIEMRL, encoded by the coding sequence ATGGCACTGGCAAAAAGAATCATCCCCTGCCTGGACGTAGATAACGGCCGCGTGGTCAAGGGCGTAAAGTTCGAGAGCATCCGTGACGCCGGAGACCCGGTGGAGATTGCCCGGCGCTATAACGAAGAAGGCGCGGACGAAATCACCTTTCTGGATATTACCGCCAGCCATCAGGAACGCGATACCACGCTGCATACAGTAGAGCGCATGGCCAGCGAAGTCTTCATTCCGCTGACCGTGGGCGGCGGCGTGCGCACCGTCAGCGATATTCGCAACCTCTTGAATGCCGGCGCTGACAAGGTGTCGATCAATACCGCCGCGGTGTTCAATCCGGAGTTTGTTGGCGAGGCGGCTGACCGCTTCGGCAGCCAGTGCATTGTTGTAGCCATTGATGCCAAGCGCGTCTCAGCCGAAGGCGAAACACCGCGCTGGGAGATCTTTACCCATGGCGGCCGCAAACCCACCGGGCTGGACGCGGTTGAATGGGCGCGCAAGATGCAGGCCCTCGGCGCCGGCGAGATCCTGCTGACCAGCATGGACCAGGACGGCATGAAAAGCGGCTTCGACCTCGGCGTCACCCGCGCCATCAGCGATGCGCTGCATATTCCGGTTATTGCATCCGGTGGCGTCGGCAATCTGCAGCACTTGGCGGATGGCGTACTGGAAGGCGGGGCGGATGCGGTACTCGCGGCAAGTATTTTTCACTTTGGTGAATACACCGTCGCGGAAGCCAAGGCGTATATGGCTGAGCGCGGGATTGAGATGCGGTTGTAA